The genomic segment CCGACGACCACCGGGCGCTGGAAGAGCGCCCCGACCAGGTGAAACAGAGCCGCGAAGGCGAGGGTGGCCACCGTCGCGGCGGGCCAGTAACGGGCCAGGGCCTCGTGCCCCACCGGGCCGCCGGCCAGACACACCGCGACGAACCCGCCCAGGCCGAACGCCAGGCACCACGGGAGCGTGCCCAGAAATTTCGCGAGGTAGATCGCGCTCCGCGGGATCGGGCGCGTCATCAGCCACACGAGCGACCGGCTCTCCCGGTCGGTGCCGAACGCGCCGCTCGCGTACGACAGCGTGAACAGCGGCAGCACGAACCCCATGAACACGAAGTGGACGACCCACCGCGAATAGGTCATGAACGCCCAGTCGGCGAGGAACCGGTCGGAGGTCATGGCCGCGTGCGGAACGGACAGCACGAGCGACTGGAGCGCGTCCTCGGTCGGGTTCAGCGGGCTGGGCACCTCGTGGGGCCGGAGGGGCAGCGCCGGCCCCTCGTCGCCGAGCGCGGCGTACCGGCTCGCGGGTCGGAGCCGCTCGGCCTCCTGGCGGTTCGTGCCGGCC from the Frigoriglobus tundricola genome contains:
- a CDS encoding ABC transporter permease; this translates as MLVVQSFQRHWRVRQMGWVSLGLLGIVVAWVAVFTARGGWDLTNQRARRAAGTNRQEAERLRPASRYAALGDEGPALPLRPHEVPSPLNPTEDALQSLVLSVPHAAMTSDRFLADWAFMTYSRWVVHFVFMGFVLPLFTLSYASGAFGTDRESRSLVWLMTRPIPRSAIYLAKFLGTLPWCLAFGLGGFVAVCLAGGPVGHEALARYWPAATVATLAFAALFHLVGALFQRPVVVGLVYVFFFEAVVAALPGSLKLLSLTFYARSLMYNEAAAAGYPVDMLPSMAAAVSSTTAWAVLGGATVAITLAGMWFFARSEYRDDV